From Nymphaea colorata isolate Beijing-Zhang1983 unplaced genomic scaffold, ASM883128v2 scaffold0572, whole genome shotgun sequence, the proteins below share one genomic window:
- the LOC116245206 gene encoding ceramide very long chain fatty acid hydroxylase SCS7, whose translation MENQVIDATSFAKHHPGGPKSIISAKNRDISEDIKAHFPLAENLAQSMLIGYVGKEKERLLDPSKPLAYQIWQLSQEKYKEVVNAPHWFFVPSPRLFESEFFERLSYSTWWHVAVIPAIIILYMFTREQQWAGFDPLSGLFMAAFGVICFTLVEYLLHRFIFHAEWYLPDVRVIRMLHFFLHGIHHMLPNDP comes from the coding sequence ATGGAAAACCAAGTCATCGATGCCACCTCCTTCGCCAAGCACCACCCAGGCGGCCCCAAAAGCATAATTTCTGCCAAGAACAGGGACATCAGCGAAGACATCAAGGCGCACTTCCCCCTCGCCGAGAATCTCGCGCAGTCCATGCTGATCGGCTACGTGGGCAAGGAAAAGGAGAGACTACTGGACCCCTCCAAGCCCCTCGCCTACCAGATCTGGCAGCTCTCTCAGGAGAAGTACAAGGAGGTGGTCAACGCGCCCCACTGGTTCTTCGTGCCTTCCCCCCGCCTCTTCGAAAGCGAGTTCTTCGAACGCCTCTCCTACAGCACCTGGTGGCACGTGGCAGTGATCCCAGCCATCATCATCCTCTATATGTTCACGCGAGAACAGCAATGGGCAGGCTTTGACCCCCTCTCCGGACTTTTCATGGCTGCCTTTGGCGTAATCTGCTTCACGCTGGTCGAGTACCTGCTGCACAGGTTTATCTTCCACGCCGAGTGGTACTTGCCCGACGTGAGGGTGATCAGGATGCTCCACTTCTTCCTCCATGGTATCCACCACATGCTGCCCAACGATCCGTAA